The Vespula vulgaris chromosome 22, iyVesVulg1.1, whole genome shotgun sequence genome window below encodes:
- the LOC127071553 gene encoding ras GTPase-activating protein 3 isoform X5 translates to MAEETRLVRVEERLRIKIGEAKNLQSRSHGSPGTRDVYCALSLDQEEIFRTTTMERTLNPFFGEEFQFEVPRKFRYLGIYVYDRDRHLKQDKILGKVAIKREDLATYHNKEHWFPLKPVDADSEVQGKAHLELALQPQVGHVQPKLTVRVIECSELTIKNGGCDPFATVTVIYSNGKQISKRTKVKKKTVSPYFNETFVFEPELMEYKDKDVSHYSIDGGEVGEVVVGLWHASPGMGEQPAFLGEVRVTLRGLQKQPTSTTTAWYFLQPRAAKHRPNKISSNSTPPGTLPGLGSLRLKIHYTADHVFPSGMYERLRTLLLQSVNVQPITSSAVYILGEIVASKMEAAQPLVRVLVHHGQLVSVMRALASHEISKLTDPTTIFRGNTLVSKMMDEGMRLAGLHYLHSTLRPAMEQVFLERKPCEIDPTRVKDANTIQTNLANLKEYVERVFTAITTSGVRCPPLMCEMFWCLRELAATHFPKNKEVRYSVISGFIFLRFFAPAILGPRLFDITTEQIDSQTNRTLTLISKTIQSLGNLVSCRGGAGSVCKEEYMECVYREFYTERHIQAVKQFLELISTSSSSGATKQRPTMLQEQPVVLKEGIMIKRAQGRKRFGRKNFKQRYFRLTTQDLTYSKTKGKEPLCKIPLEEILAVERLHEDSFKMKNMFQIVQPQRALYVQAGNCVEEKEWIDILTKICHTNSNRLEKYHPSAYINGHWLCCRAASEVAPGCSEVSPGIEAGLRMVLDPDRDLQRIHSLIFTNMPRLETLMSACECQAVYGASDMCVIPGGGSLIEDVPSCFKTLTALREAAYALQHEHRAYFRRLARDTKYGSKQAPIGDDNYLHLAARAGFDSQLTKRAYETDSLNQRCTDADHCYDIGFSRRIEDRRYDDTLRKCLDSDSINRRYENESNLLRRYDSSTDTIKSIQNDLKKFDHSLNNTLRSEKSERNGNENVENRKRLDSSTLLATDGINLSGTLSRKLNNYDNTRKLDECTLTRRIRDDINDISCTAMSERGNH, encoded by the exons ATGGCCGAGGAGACGCGCCTAGTTCGCGTTGAAGAGAGGCTAAGGATTAAAATCG GTGAAGCAAAAAATCTACAAAGTAGAAGTCATGGGTCCCCAGGTACCAGAGATGTATACTGCGCTCTGTCACTTGATCAGGAAGAGATATTCAGAACGACAACTATGGAGAGGACActtaa TCCTTTCTTCGGGGAGGAGTTTCAGTTCGAGGTACCCCGCAAATTTCGATACCTTGGTATTTATGTCTATGATAGAGATAGGCACTTAAAACAAGACAAAATTCTGGGAAAAGTAgcaataaagagagaagatttaGCGACATATCATAATAAAGAACATTGGTTTCCATTAAAACCAGTTGATGCCGATTCTGAGGTACAAGGCAAAGCTCATTTAGAACTTGCTTTGCAGCCTCAAGTTGGACATGTTCAACCAAAACTTACAGTCAG AGTAATAGAATGTAGTGaattaactattaaaaatgGTGGCTGTGATCCTTTTGCGACTGTTACGGTCATCTACAGTAATGGTAAACAAATATCAAAGCGCacaaaagttaagaaaaaaacagtATCTCCTTATTTTAACGAGACGTTTGTTTTTgag CCAGAACTAATGGAATATAAAGACAAAGATGTATCTCATTATTCTATTGATGGAGGAGAAGTTGGTGAAGTTGTAGTTGGCTTATGGCATGCGTCTCCTGGTATGGGAGAACAACCTGCTTTTCTAGGAGAAGTTCGTGTTACATTAAGAGGACTTCAGAAGCAACCAACTAGTACAACAACTGCGTG gtATTTTCTTCAACCAAGAGCAGCAAAACATAGaccaaataaaatttcgagTAATTCAACACCACCTGGTACCCTTCCAGGCTTAGGGTCTTTgcgtttaaaaattcattatacaGCTGATCACGTTTTCCCTTCTGGGATGTATGAGAGATTGAGaactttattattacaaagtgTTAACGTTCAACCAATAACATCATCTGCTGTGTATATTTTGGGTGAAATCGTGGCTTCCAAAATGGAAGCTGCACAACCACTGGTTAGAGTATTAGTACATCACGGACAATTAGTTTCTGTGATGCGAGCACTTGCAAGTCACGAAATTTCTAAACTAAC TGATCCAACAACTATTTTTCGCGGTAATACATTAGTCAGTAAAATGATGGATGAAGGCATGAGATTAGCAGGTCTTCATTATTTACATAGTACATTAAGACCAGCAATGGAACAGGTCTTTTTAGAAAGGAAACCTTGCGAAATAGATCCTACAAGGGTAAAGGATGCAAATACGATACAAACAAATTTAGCAAATCTAAAG gAATATGTAGAAAGAGTATTCACAGCTATAACAACATCTGGAGTAAGATGTCCGCCATTAATGTGTGAAATGTTCTGGTGTTTACGAGAACTCGCTGCAACTCATTTTCCAAAGAATAAAGAAGTACGTTACTCCGTGATAAGCGGTTTTATTTTCCTCAGATTTTTCGCACCTGCAATATTGGGACCAAGATTATTTGACATCACTACCGAACAAATT GATTCTCAAACAAACAGAACGTTAACACTAATATCTAAAACAATTCAAAGTCTGGGTAATTTAGTGAGTTGTAGAGGAGGAGCTGGTAGCGTTTGTAAAGAGGAATATATGGAAtgtgtatatag AGAATTTTATACAGAAAGACATATCCAAGCTGTTAAACAATTTTTGGAACTTATATCGACTAGTAGCAGTAGCGGTGCTACGAAACAACGACCTACGATGTTGCAAGAACAGCCAGTGGTGTTAAAAGAAGG aATAATGATCAAAAGGGCTCAAGGTAGAAAAAGATTTGgaaggaaaaattttaaacaaagGTACTTCAGATTAACTACACAAGATTTAACTTACTCGAAAACAAAAG gtAAAGAACCTTTATGTAAAATTCCATTGGAGGAAATACTCGCGGTTGAAAGGTTACATGAAGATTCTTTcaagatgaaaaatatgtttcaaaTAGTACAACCACAAAGAGCATTGTATGTCCAAGCTGGTAATTgtgtggaagaaaaagaatggatcGACATACTTACAAAGATATGTCATACGAATAgtaatcgattagaaaaatatcatcCTAGCGCGTATATCAATGGTCATTGGCTTTG TTGTCGTGCAGCATCCGAAGTAGCTCCAGGATGCAGCGAGGTGTCTCCAGGTATAGAAGCTGGTTTACGCATGGTTCTAGATCCCGATCGAGATTTACAAAGGATACATTCTTTGATTTTCACCAATATGCCTCGCCTTGAAACATTAATGAGTGCATGTGAGTGTCAGGCAGTGTATGGGGCAAGTGATATGTGTGTGATACCAGGTGGTGGGTCTCTTATTGAAGACGTCCCATCTTGTTTTAAAACTTTAACTGCGTTGAGAGAAGCTGCATATGCTTTGCAGCACGAACATAGAGCTTACTTTAGAAGACTAGCACGTGATACCAAGTATGGAAGCAA ACAAGCACCTATCGGTGACGACAATTACCTCCATTTAGCTGCCAGAGCTGGTTTTGATAGTCAGCTAACAAAACGTGCTTATGAAACAGATAGCTTAAATCAGCGTTGTACAGATGCAGACCATTGTTATGATATTGGATTTTCTAGACGAATAGAAGATCGAAGATACGACGATACACTCAGGAAATGTCTAGATTCTGACTCCATCAATCGTAGGTATGAGAATGAAAGTAATTTGTTAAGACGCTATGACAGTAGTACTGATACTATTAAAAGTATACAAAATGATCTCAAAAAATTTGATCATAGTTTAAACAATACGTTAAGATCTGAAAAATctgaaagaaatggaaatgaaaatgtGGAAAATCGCAAAAGACTTGATAGCTCCACTTTGTTGGCAACAGATGGAATTAATCTATCTGGTACACTGTCAAgaaagttaaataattatgataatactAGAAAACTGGATGAATGTACATTGacaagaagaataagagatGACATAAATGACATATCCTGTACTGCTATGAGTGAACGTGgcaatcattaa
- the LOC127071553 gene encoding ras GTPase-activating protein 3 isoform X4, protein MAEETRLVRVEERLRIKIGEAKNLQSRSHGSPGTRDVYCALSLDQEEIFRTTTMERTLNPFFGEEFQFEVPRKFRYLGIYVYDRDRHLKQDKILGKVAIKREDLATYHNKEHWFPLKPVDADSEVQGKAHLELALQPQVGHVQPKLTVRVIECSELTIKNGGCDPFATVTVIYSNGKQISKRTKVKKKTVSPYFNETFVFEPELMEYKDKDVSHYSIDGGEVGEVVVGLWHASPGMGEQPAFLGEVRVTLRGLQKQPTSTTTAWYFLQPRAAKHRPNKISSNSTPPGTLPGLGSLRLKIHYTADHVFPSGMYERLRTLLLQSVNVQPITSSAVYILGEIVASKMEAAQPLVRVLVHHGQLVSVMRALASHEISKLTDPTTIFRGNTLVSKMMDEGMRLAGLHYLHSTLRPAMEQVFLERKPCEIDPTRVKDANTIQTNLANLKEYVERVFTAITTSGVRCPPLMCEMFWCLRELAATHFPKNKEVRYSVISGFIFLRFFAPAILGPRLFDITTEQIDSQTNRTLTLISKTIQSLGNLVSCRGGAGSVCKEEYMECVYREFYTERHIQAVKQFLELISTSSSSGATKQRPTMLQEQPVVLKEGIYFLFVHTIDCTKRIMIKRAQGRKRFGRKNFKQRYFRLTTQDLTYSKTKGKEPLCKIPLEEILAVERLHEDSFKMKNMFQIVQPQRALYVQAGNCVEEKEWIDILTKICHTNSNRLEKYHPSAYINGHWLCCRAASEVAPGCSEVSPGIEAGLRMVLDPDRDLQRIHSLIFTNMPRLETLMSACECQAVYGASDMCVIPGGGSLIEDVPSCFKTLTALREAAYALQHEHRAYFRRLARDTKYGSKQAPIGDDNYLHLAARAGFDSQLTKRAYETDSLNQRCTDADHCYDIGFSRRIEDRRYDDTLRKCLDSDSINRRYENESNLLRRYDSSTDTIKSIQNDLKKFDHSLNNTLRSEKSERNGNENVENRKRLDSSTLLATDGINLSGTLSRKLNNYDNTRKLDECTLTRRIRDDINDISCTAMSERGNH, encoded by the exons ATGGCCGAGGAGACGCGCCTAGTTCGCGTTGAAGAGAGGCTAAGGATTAAAATCG GTGAAGCAAAAAATCTACAAAGTAGAAGTCATGGGTCCCCAGGTACCAGAGATGTATACTGCGCTCTGTCACTTGATCAGGAAGAGATATTCAGAACGACAACTATGGAGAGGACActtaa TCCTTTCTTCGGGGAGGAGTTTCAGTTCGAGGTACCCCGCAAATTTCGATACCTTGGTATTTATGTCTATGATAGAGATAGGCACTTAAAACAAGACAAAATTCTGGGAAAAGTAgcaataaagagagaagatttaGCGACATATCATAATAAAGAACATTGGTTTCCATTAAAACCAGTTGATGCCGATTCTGAGGTACAAGGCAAAGCTCATTTAGAACTTGCTTTGCAGCCTCAAGTTGGACATGTTCAACCAAAACTTACAGTCAG AGTAATAGAATGTAGTGaattaactattaaaaatgGTGGCTGTGATCCTTTTGCGACTGTTACGGTCATCTACAGTAATGGTAAACAAATATCAAAGCGCacaaaagttaagaaaaaaacagtATCTCCTTATTTTAACGAGACGTTTGTTTTTgag CCAGAACTAATGGAATATAAAGACAAAGATGTATCTCATTATTCTATTGATGGAGGAGAAGTTGGTGAAGTTGTAGTTGGCTTATGGCATGCGTCTCCTGGTATGGGAGAACAACCTGCTTTTCTAGGAGAAGTTCGTGTTACATTAAGAGGACTTCAGAAGCAACCAACTAGTACAACAACTGCGTG gtATTTTCTTCAACCAAGAGCAGCAAAACATAGaccaaataaaatttcgagTAATTCAACACCACCTGGTACCCTTCCAGGCTTAGGGTCTTTgcgtttaaaaattcattatacaGCTGATCACGTTTTCCCTTCTGGGATGTATGAGAGATTGAGaactttattattacaaagtgTTAACGTTCAACCAATAACATCATCTGCTGTGTATATTTTGGGTGAAATCGTGGCTTCCAAAATGGAAGCTGCACAACCACTGGTTAGAGTATTAGTACATCACGGACAATTAGTTTCTGTGATGCGAGCACTTGCAAGTCACGAAATTTCTAAACTAAC TGATCCAACAACTATTTTTCGCGGTAATACATTAGTCAGTAAAATGATGGATGAAGGCATGAGATTAGCAGGTCTTCATTATTTACATAGTACATTAAGACCAGCAATGGAACAGGTCTTTTTAGAAAGGAAACCTTGCGAAATAGATCCTACAAGGGTAAAGGATGCAAATACGATACAAACAAATTTAGCAAATCTAAAG gAATATGTAGAAAGAGTATTCACAGCTATAACAACATCTGGAGTAAGATGTCCGCCATTAATGTGTGAAATGTTCTGGTGTTTACGAGAACTCGCTGCAACTCATTTTCCAAAGAATAAAGAAGTACGTTACTCCGTGATAAGCGGTTTTATTTTCCTCAGATTTTTCGCACCTGCAATATTGGGACCAAGATTATTTGACATCACTACCGAACAAATT GATTCTCAAACAAACAGAACGTTAACACTAATATCTAAAACAATTCAAAGTCTGGGTAATTTAGTGAGTTGTAGAGGAGGAGCTGGTAGCGTTTGTAAAGAGGAATATATGGAAtgtgtatatag AGAATTTTATACAGAAAGACATATCCAAGCTGTTAAACAATTTTTGGAACTTATATCGACTAGTAGCAGTAGCGGTGCTACGAAACAACGACCTACGATGTTGCAAGAACAGCCAGTGGTGTTAAAAGAAGG aatatatttcctttttgtgCATACTATCGATTGTACTAAGAG aATAATGATCAAAAGGGCTCAAGGTAGAAAAAGATTTGgaaggaaaaattttaaacaaagGTACTTCAGATTAACTACACAAGATTTAACTTACTCGAAAACAAAAG gtAAAGAACCTTTATGTAAAATTCCATTGGAGGAAATACTCGCGGTTGAAAGGTTACATGAAGATTCTTTcaagatgaaaaatatgtttcaaaTAGTACAACCACAAAGAGCATTGTATGTCCAAGCTGGTAATTgtgtggaagaaaaagaatggatcGACATACTTACAAAGATATGTCATACGAATAgtaatcgattagaaaaatatcatcCTAGCGCGTATATCAATGGTCATTGGCTTTG TTGTCGTGCAGCATCCGAAGTAGCTCCAGGATGCAGCGAGGTGTCTCCAGGTATAGAAGCTGGTTTACGCATGGTTCTAGATCCCGATCGAGATTTACAAAGGATACATTCTTTGATTTTCACCAATATGCCTCGCCTTGAAACATTAATGAGTGCATGTGAGTGTCAGGCAGTGTATGGGGCAAGTGATATGTGTGTGATACCAGGTGGTGGGTCTCTTATTGAAGACGTCCCATCTTGTTTTAAAACTTTAACTGCGTTGAGAGAAGCTGCATATGCTTTGCAGCACGAACATAGAGCTTACTTTAGAAGACTAGCACGTGATACCAAGTATGGAAGCAA ACAAGCACCTATCGGTGACGACAATTACCTCCATTTAGCTGCCAGAGCTGGTTTTGATAGTCAGCTAACAAAACGTGCTTATGAAACAGATAGCTTAAATCAGCGTTGTACAGATGCAGACCATTGTTATGATATTGGATTTTCTAGACGAATAGAAGATCGAAGATACGACGATACACTCAGGAAATGTCTAGATTCTGACTCCATCAATCGTAGGTATGAGAATGAAAGTAATTTGTTAAGACGCTATGACAGTAGTACTGATACTATTAAAAGTATACAAAATGATCTCAAAAAATTTGATCATAGTTTAAACAATACGTTAAGATCTGAAAAATctgaaagaaatggaaatgaaaatgtGGAAAATCGCAAAAGACTTGATAGCTCCACTTTGTTGGCAACAGATGGAATTAATCTATCTGGTACACTGTCAAgaaagttaaataattatgataatactAGAAAACTGGATGAATGTACATTGacaagaagaataagagatGACATAAATGACATATCCTGTACTGCTATGAGTGAACGTGgcaatcattaa
- the LOC127071553 gene encoding ras GTPase-activating protein 3 isoform X2 — protein MLYAYILNSHASTVPLRWCREACARECLCGKCACLGGQKGSVGGEGGDEEVPLSSCEAKNLQSRSHGSPGTRDVYCALSLDQEEIFRTTTMERTLNPFFGEEFQFEVPRKFRYLGIYVYDRDRHLKQDKILGKVAIKREDLATYHNKEHWFPLKPVDADSEVQGKAHLELALQPQVGHVQPKLTVRVIECSELTIKNGGCDPFATVTVIYSNGKQISKRTKVKKKTVSPYFNETFVFEPELMEYKDKDVSHYSIDGGEVGEVVVGLWHASPGMGEQPAFLGEVRVTLRGLQKQPTSTTTAWYFLQPRAAKHRPNKISSNSTPPGTLPGLGSLRLKIHYTADHVFPSGMYERLRTLLLQSVNVQPITSSAVYILGEIVASKMEAAQPLVRVLVHHGQLVSVMRALASHEISKLTDPTTIFRGNTLVSKMMDEGMRLAGLHYLHSTLRPAMEQVFLERKPCEIDPTRVKDANTIQTNLANLKEYVERVFTAITTSGVRCPPLMCEMFWCLRELAATHFPKNKEVRYSVISGFIFLRFFAPAILGPRLFDITTEQIDSQTNRTLTLISKTIQSLGNLVSCRGGAGSVCKEEYMECVYREFYTERHIQAVKQFLELISTSSSSGATKQRPTMLQEQPVVLKEGIMIKRAQGRKRFGRKNFKQRYFRLTTQDLTYSKTKGKEPLCKIPLEEILAVERLHEDSFKMKNMFQIVQPQRALYVQAGNCVEEKEWIDILTKICHTNSNRLEKYHPSAYINGHWLCCRAASEVAPGCSEVSPGIEAGLRMVLDPDRDLQRIHSLIFTNMPRLETLMSACECQAVYGASDMCVIPGGGSLIEDVPSCFKTLTALREAAYALQHEHRAYFRRLARDTKYGSKQAPIGDDNYLHLAARAGFDSQLTKRAYETDSLNQRCTDADHCYDIGFSRRIEDRRYDDTLRKCLDSDSINRRYENESNLLRRYDSSTDTIKSIQNDLKKFDHSLNNTLRSEKSERNGNENVENRKRLDSSTLLATDGINLSGTLSRKLNNYDNTRKLDECTLTRRIRDDINDISCTAMSERGNH, from the exons ATGTTATACGCTTACATTCTCAACTCCCACGCGTCTACGGTGCCCCTACGGTGGTGCCGCGAGGCGTGCGCGCGAGAGTGCCTTTGTGGCAAATGTGCGTGTTTAGGGGGGCAGAAGGGGAGCGTGGGAGGGGAAGGAGGGGATGAGGAGGTTCCTCTTTCTTCGT GTGAAGCAAAAAATCTACAAAGTAGAAGTCATGGGTCCCCAGGTACCAGAGATGTATACTGCGCTCTGTCACTTGATCAGGAAGAGATATTCAGAACGACAACTATGGAGAGGACActtaa TCCTTTCTTCGGGGAGGAGTTTCAGTTCGAGGTACCCCGCAAATTTCGATACCTTGGTATTTATGTCTATGATAGAGATAGGCACTTAAAACAAGACAAAATTCTGGGAAAAGTAgcaataaagagagaagatttaGCGACATATCATAATAAAGAACATTGGTTTCCATTAAAACCAGTTGATGCCGATTCTGAGGTACAAGGCAAAGCTCATTTAGAACTTGCTTTGCAGCCTCAAGTTGGACATGTTCAACCAAAACTTACAGTCAG AGTAATAGAATGTAGTGaattaactattaaaaatgGTGGCTGTGATCCTTTTGCGACTGTTACGGTCATCTACAGTAATGGTAAACAAATATCAAAGCGCacaaaagttaagaaaaaaacagtATCTCCTTATTTTAACGAGACGTTTGTTTTTgag CCAGAACTAATGGAATATAAAGACAAAGATGTATCTCATTATTCTATTGATGGAGGAGAAGTTGGTGAAGTTGTAGTTGGCTTATGGCATGCGTCTCCTGGTATGGGAGAACAACCTGCTTTTCTAGGAGAAGTTCGTGTTACATTAAGAGGACTTCAGAAGCAACCAACTAGTACAACAACTGCGTG gtATTTTCTTCAACCAAGAGCAGCAAAACATAGaccaaataaaatttcgagTAATTCAACACCACCTGGTACCCTTCCAGGCTTAGGGTCTTTgcgtttaaaaattcattatacaGCTGATCACGTTTTCCCTTCTGGGATGTATGAGAGATTGAGaactttattattacaaagtgTTAACGTTCAACCAATAACATCATCTGCTGTGTATATTTTGGGTGAAATCGTGGCTTCCAAAATGGAAGCTGCACAACCACTGGTTAGAGTATTAGTACATCACGGACAATTAGTTTCTGTGATGCGAGCACTTGCAAGTCACGAAATTTCTAAACTAAC TGATCCAACAACTATTTTTCGCGGTAATACATTAGTCAGTAAAATGATGGATGAAGGCATGAGATTAGCAGGTCTTCATTATTTACATAGTACATTAAGACCAGCAATGGAACAGGTCTTTTTAGAAAGGAAACCTTGCGAAATAGATCCTACAAGGGTAAAGGATGCAAATACGATACAAACAAATTTAGCAAATCTAAAG gAATATGTAGAAAGAGTATTCACAGCTATAACAACATCTGGAGTAAGATGTCCGCCATTAATGTGTGAAATGTTCTGGTGTTTACGAGAACTCGCTGCAACTCATTTTCCAAAGAATAAAGAAGTACGTTACTCCGTGATAAGCGGTTTTATTTTCCTCAGATTTTTCGCACCTGCAATATTGGGACCAAGATTATTTGACATCACTACCGAACAAATT GATTCTCAAACAAACAGAACGTTAACACTAATATCTAAAACAATTCAAAGTCTGGGTAATTTAGTGAGTTGTAGAGGAGGAGCTGGTAGCGTTTGTAAAGAGGAATATATGGAAtgtgtatatag AGAATTTTATACAGAAAGACATATCCAAGCTGTTAAACAATTTTTGGAACTTATATCGACTAGTAGCAGTAGCGGTGCTACGAAACAACGACCTACGATGTTGCAAGAACAGCCAGTGGTGTTAAAAGAAGG aATAATGATCAAAAGGGCTCAAGGTAGAAAAAGATTTGgaaggaaaaattttaaacaaagGTACTTCAGATTAACTACACAAGATTTAACTTACTCGAAAACAAAAG gtAAAGAACCTTTATGTAAAATTCCATTGGAGGAAATACTCGCGGTTGAAAGGTTACATGAAGATTCTTTcaagatgaaaaatatgtttcaaaTAGTACAACCACAAAGAGCATTGTATGTCCAAGCTGGTAATTgtgtggaagaaaaagaatggatcGACATACTTACAAAGATATGTCATACGAATAgtaatcgattagaaaaatatcatcCTAGCGCGTATATCAATGGTCATTGGCTTTG TTGTCGTGCAGCATCCGAAGTAGCTCCAGGATGCAGCGAGGTGTCTCCAGGTATAGAAGCTGGTTTACGCATGGTTCTAGATCCCGATCGAGATTTACAAAGGATACATTCTTTGATTTTCACCAATATGCCTCGCCTTGAAACATTAATGAGTGCATGTGAGTGTCAGGCAGTGTATGGGGCAAGTGATATGTGTGTGATACCAGGTGGTGGGTCTCTTATTGAAGACGTCCCATCTTGTTTTAAAACTTTAACTGCGTTGAGAGAAGCTGCATATGCTTTGCAGCACGAACATAGAGCTTACTTTAGAAGACTAGCACGTGATACCAAGTATGGAAGCAA ACAAGCACCTATCGGTGACGACAATTACCTCCATTTAGCTGCCAGAGCTGGTTTTGATAGTCAGCTAACAAAACGTGCTTATGAAACAGATAGCTTAAATCAGCGTTGTACAGATGCAGACCATTGTTATGATATTGGATTTTCTAGACGAATAGAAGATCGAAGATACGACGATACACTCAGGAAATGTCTAGATTCTGACTCCATCAATCGTAGGTATGAGAATGAAAGTAATTTGTTAAGACGCTATGACAGTAGTACTGATACTATTAAAAGTATACAAAATGATCTCAAAAAATTTGATCATAGTTTAAACAATACGTTAAGATCTGAAAAATctgaaagaaatggaaatgaaaatgtGGAAAATCGCAAAAGACTTGATAGCTCCACTTTGTTGGCAACAGATGGAATTAATCTATCTGGTACACTGTCAAgaaagttaaataattatgataatactAGAAAACTGGATGAATGTACATTGacaagaagaataagagatGACATAAATGACATATCCTGTACTGCTATGAGTGAACGTGgcaatcattaa